The following are from one region of the Methanomassiliicoccales archaeon genome:
- a CDS encoding PAS domain S-box protein yields ATIKVTGVSRDNLIGTDFSNYFTEPEKAREGYQQVFAKGYVTDYPLTIRHREGRHIDVLYNASVFKDVNGNVIGVFAAARDVTARKRAEAELAEQRRRELDRLAELEKFQKLTVGRELKMVELKKEIEELKKEIDGLGKGTV; encoded by the coding sequence GGCGACCATCAAGGTCACTGGCGTTTCGCGCGATAATCTGATCGGCACGGACTTCTCAAACTACTTTACCGAACCGGAGAAGGCCAGAGAAGGATACCAGCAGGTCTTCGCGAAGGGCTATGTCACCGATTATCCGCTGACAATCAGGCACCGAGAGGGAAGGCATATCGACGTACTCTATAATGCCAGCGTCTTCAAGGATGTCAATGGGAACGTTATCGGCGTCTTTGCCGCCGCCAGGGATGTGACCGCGAGAAAAAGGGCAGAGGCCGAACTGGCCGAACAACGTCGCCGCGAGCTCGACCGGCTCGCCGAGCTGGAGAAGTTCCAGAAGCTCACGGTCGGCCGAGAACTCAAGATGGTCGAGCTGAAAAAGGAGATCGAGGAGCTGAAGAAGGAGATCGACGGCCTGGGAAAGGGAACCGTCTAG